From a single Lactococcus allomyrinae genomic region:
- a CDS encoding DUF2325 domain-containing protein, protein MKTLLVIEEAKYWGDLQMLLSKVGVTFLGFDKKTPNRSEINQLVAKADFVIMRNRNVAHHSIRFAKEACKMTGTPFWIGSNFGIETIINKLNETFPSENFVLPKSPNKSLKKNPKTQNEPQKVLQETVKRQELHPYLKTKKKNLPLKKVLAQVKIDDDDIDFGKLFK, encoded by the coding sequence ATGAAAACATTATTAGTCATTGAGGAGGCAAAATACTGGGGAGATTTACAGATGCTTCTTTCAAAAGTAGGTGTTACTTTTTTAGGCTTTGACAAAAAAACACCAAACCGCTCGGAAATCAATCAACTTGTTGCAAAGGCTGACTTTGTCATCATGCGCAATCGCAACGTTGCACATCATTCTATCCGATTTGCCAAAGAGGCTTGCAAAATGACTGGTACACCTTTTTGGATTGGCAGTAACTTTGGCATTGAAACCATCATCAATAAACTCAACGAAACATTTCCATCAGAAAATTTTGTGTTACCAAAATCCCCAAATAAGTCACTTAAAAAAAATCCAAAAACTCAGAATGAACCTCAAAAAGTTCTTCAAGAAACTGTTAAACGTCAGGAACTACACCCCTATCTAAAAACAAAAAAGAAAAACTTACCGCTAAAAAAAGTATTAGCACAAGTCAAAATTGATGATGATGACATTGATTTTGGTAAATTATTCAAATAA
- the nrdD gene encoding anaerobic ribonucleoside-triphosphate reductase, whose translation MKVGVVSPNAEINVINVVKRDGRSVKFDSQKIFDALTKAAEKVGTIDLSSRSTANFGGSTHAVDFRYDAEASSQIAELTAITDRVVSEIFSRFHEDVKIYEIQSIVEQELIESGNTELAEEYISYRANRDLARTKATDINFTIEKLINRDQTVVNENANKDSNVFNTQRDLTAGAVSKAIGLKLLPPHVANAHQKGDIHYHDLDYSPFTTMSNCCLIDFKNMFENGFKLGNAQVDSPKSIQTATAQASQIIANVASSQYGGCSFDRADEVLAPYAKLNYEKHLKDAEKWIENPEKREAYAKEKTAKDIYDAMQSLEYEINTLFTSNGQTPFVTVGFGLGTDWYAREIQKAILKVRIGGLGSEHRTAIFPKLIFTLKRGLNLEVGTPNYDIKQLALECSTKRMYPDILSYDKIVELTGSFKASMGCRSFLQGWKDAEGNDVTAGRNNLGVVTVNLPRIALEAAGDQAKFWEIFNERIEIAHDALAFRVERAKEAQPKNAPILFMNGALGRLDAEGAVDELYKNERATVSLGYIGLYEVATTFYGSTWESNPEAKAFTIEIVKRMHEDCEAWSKASGYHYSVYSTPSESLTDRFCRMDKEKFGSVPDITDKDYYTNSFHYDIRKNPTPFEKLEFEKDYPVYANGGFIHYCEYPMIQQNPKALEAVWDFAYDRIGYLGTNAPIDHCYACGFEGDFAPTERGFKCPQCGNDDPKTCDVVKRTCGYLGNPQARPMVHGRHKEISARVKHMNGSVGVLNDGNLIDSEAVDEAKSKYFVEK comes from the coding sequence ATGAAAGTTGGAGTAGTAAGCCCTAATGCCGAAATTAATGTAATCAATGTTGTTAAACGTGACGGACGTTCTGTCAAATTTGACAGCCAAAAGATTTTTGATGCGCTAACAAAAGCAGCTGAAAAGGTTGGAACGATTGACCTGTCATCTCGCAGTACTGCCAACTTTGGCGGCAGCACCCACGCTGTCGATTTTCGCTATGACGCTGAAGCGTCAAGTCAAATCGCAGAACTGACAGCAATCACTGACAGAGTGGTCAGTGAGATTTTTAGTCGTTTTCATGAAGATGTAAAAATTTATGAGATTCAAAGCATTGTTGAGCAAGAATTAATTGAATCAGGTAATACCGAGCTTGCTGAAGAATACATTAGTTATCGTGCTAATCGTGATTTGGCACGGACCAAAGCAACTGACATCAACTTCACTATCGAAAAACTCATTAATCGCGACCAGACGGTTGTCAATGAAAATGCCAATAAAGACAGCAACGTTTTTAACACACAACGTGACTTGACCGCAGGTGCCGTTTCAAAAGCGATTGGTCTGAAATTATTGCCACCACACGTCGCCAATGCGCATCAAAAAGGCGATATTCACTATCATGACCTTGATTATTCACCTTTTACTACCATGTCAAATTGCTGCTTAATTGACTTCAAAAATATGTTTGAAAATGGCTTTAAGCTTGGTAATGCTCAAGTTGATTCACCAAAATCAATCCAAACGGCAACAGCTCAGGCCAGTCAAATCATTGCCAATGTCGCAAGCTCCCAGTACGGTGGTTGCTCCTTTGACCGTGCAGATGAAGTCCTTGCACCTTATGCCAAATTAAATTACGAAAAACACCTGAAAGATGCTGAAAAATGGATTGAAAATCCTGAAAAACGAGAAGCCTATGCCAAAGAAAAAACGGCAAAAGACATCTATGATGCCATGCAATCTTTAGAATATGAAATTAACACGCTCTTTACCAGCAACGGTCAAACGCCATTTGTCACAGTTGGTTTTGGACTTGGTACGGATTGGTACGCGCGCGAAATCCAAAAAGCCATTCTCAAAGTCCGAATTGGCGGTCTTGGCTCAGAACACCGCACGGCAATTTTCCCTAAGCTGATTTTTACACTCAAACGTGGGCTAAATCTGGAAGTTGGTACACCCAATTATGATATCAAACAGCTCGCCCTCGAATGCTCAACCAAGCGGATGTATCCAGATATTTTGAGTTATGACAAGATTGTTGAGTTGACAGGCTCATTCAAAGCCAGCATGGGTTGCCGTTCATTTCTTCAAGGTTGGAAAGATGCCGAAGGTAATGATGTCACGGCAGGACGTAATAATCTCGGTGTGGTTACTGTCAATCTACCTCGTATTGCACTTGAAGCTGCAGGTGATCAAGCAAAATTCTGGGAAATCTTCAACGAACGCATCGAAATCGCGCATGATGCCCTTGCTTTTCGTGTGGAACGTGCCAAAGAAGCTCAGCCCAAAAATGCACCAATCCTCTTCATGAACGGTGCGCTGGGCAGACTTGATGCGGAAGGCGCGGTAGATGAACTCTACAAAAATGAACGTGCCACCGTCAGCCTTGGCTATATTGGACTTTATGAAGTGGCGACCACTTTTTACGGATCGACCTGGGAGTCTAATCCAGAAGCGAAAGCCTTCACGATTGAGATTGTCAAACGAATGCATGAAGACTGCGAAGCTTGGTCTAAGGCATCTGGTTACCATTACTCAGTTTATAGCACACCGTCAGAAAGCCTGACCGACCGTTTTTGCCGTATGGACAAGGAAAAATTTGGCAGTGTTCCTGACATCACGGACAAAGACTACTATACCAACTCTTTCCACTACGACATCCGAAAAAATCCGACCCCATTTGAAAAATTAGAATTTGAAAAAGACTATCCCGTCTATGCCAATGGTGGTTTTATCCACTATTGCGAATATCCGATGATTCAACAAAATCCAAAAGCGCTTGAAGCCGTCTGGGACTTCGCCTACGACCGTATCGGCTATCTGGGTACCAATGCGCCTATCGACCACTGCTACGCCTGCGGCTTTGAAGGCGACTTTGCGCCAACTGAACGTGGGTTCAAATGTCCACAATGCGGCAATGACGATCCCAAAACCTGTGACGTTGTCAAGCGGACTTGTGGCTATCTCGGCAATCCCCAAGCACGCCCAATGGTACATGGCCGCCACAAGGAAATCTCTGCGCGCGTGAAGCATATGAACGGTTCTGTTGGGGTGTTGAATGATGGAAACCTGATTGATTCTGAAGCGGTTGATGAAGCAAAGAGTAAGTATTTTGTGGAGAAATAG
- a CDS encoding D-2-hydroxyacid dehydrogenase → MPIKTLILTNTWLTQSFKAKLENLFAHQTDYEVQFKSEADLTADDFAETEVLIAIPSPQLLPKFKKLKWLQLFSAGTNGYTEGAAFPAGVALTNASGTYGVTISEHLLTMALVLMRRFNVYASQQEQEIWQNAGDLQSIYGSTILVHGLGDIGGHFAQKVQALGAHVIAVKRTVYGDDQFADEVYPESELDKILPKVDLIATSVPGTKETYKLFDAAKFALMKPNAIFLNVGRGTNVDLEALCDALDNGKLGAAGLDVTDPEPLPKGHRAWHTPNLLITPHASGGYTIPESRHRFIEILRTNLQNYIEGKPLRNLVDMQTGYKKK, encoded by the coding sequence ATGCCCATAAAAACTCTAATCCTAACGAACACATGGTTGACGCAGTCATTCAAAGCAAAGCTTGAAAATCTGTTTGCTCATCAGACAGATTATGAAGTTCAATTCAAATCTGAGGCAGACCTGACGGCGGATGATTTTGCAGAAACAGAAGTTTTGATTGCGATCCCGTCGCCACAGCTTTTGCCGAAGTTCAAGAAATTAAAATGGCTTCAGCTTTTCTCAGCAGGCACTAATGGCTATACTGAGGGGGCGGCTTTTCCTGCGGGTGTGGCGTTGACCAATGCTTCTGGTACTTATGGCGTGACGATTTCGGAGCATTTATTGACGATGGCGCTCGTTTTGATGCGGCGGTTCAATGTTTATGCGAGCCAGCAGGAGCAAGAGATCTGGCAAAATGCTGGCGATTTGCAGTCAATTTATGGTTCAACGATTTTGGTGCATGGTTTGGGCGATATTGGTGGGCATTTTGCACAGAAAGTGCAAGCGCTCGGTGCGCACGTGATTGCGGTCAAACGCACAGTTTATGGCGATGACCAATTTGCCGACGAAGTCTATCCAGAAAGTGAGCTGGACAAAATCTTGCCCAAGGTAGATTTGATTGCGACGAGCGTCCCTGGAACAAAAGAAACTTACAAGCTGTTTGACGCGGCGAAATTTGCTCTGATGAAGCCGAACGCAATTTTCCTCAATGTCGGGCGTGGGACAAATGTGGATTTGGAGGCGCTTTGTGATGCGTTGGACAATGGGAAATTAGGCGCTGCAGGTCTTGATGTGACTGACCCAGAGCCATTGCCAAAGGGTCATCGCGCTTGGCATACGCCAAATCTGCTGATTACGCCACACGCATCTGGCGGCTACACCATTCCTGAGAGCAGACATCGTTTTATTGAGATTTTGCGGACGAATTTGCAGAATTATATAGAGGGTAAACCGCTGCGCAATCTGGTTGATATGCAGACAGGATATAAGAAAAAATAA
- the nrdG gene encoding anaerobic ribonucleoside-triphosphate reductase activating protein, which translates to MNNPKPKEWTAADLSQNYVADYKPFNFVDGEGVRCSLYVSGCMFHCEGCYNQATWAFRYGTPYTKALEERIMADLAQPYVQGLTLLGGEPFLNTTFLIPLLRRIRQELPEKDIWSWTGYTWEELMVETQDKLEMLELLDILVDGRFELSKKNLMLQFRGSSNQRIIDVKRSVSADKVVIWDKLNDGNQSFEQIHKEKLI; encoded by the coding sequence ATGAATAATCCTAAACCAAAGGAGTGGACGGCAGCAGATTTATCTCAAAATTATGTTGCTGACTATAAACCGTTCAATTTTGTGGACGGAGAGGGTGTACGTTGCTCGCTTTATGTGAGTGGTTGTATGTTTCACTGTGAAGGCTGTTATAATCAAGCGACTTGGGCGTTTCGTTACGGGACGCCTTATACAAAAGCACTTGAAGAACGTATCATGGCAGACTTGGCGCAACCTTATGTGCAAGGATTGACCTTGCTTGGTGGTGAGCCATTTCTCAATACTACTTTTTTGATTCCTTTACTTAGGCGAATTCGGCAGGAGTTACCTGAAAAAGATATTTGGTCTTGGACAGGATATACTTGGGAAGAACTGATGGTGGAAACCCAAGATAAACTTGAAATGCTAGAGTTGTTAGATATTTTAGTTGATGGGCGTTTTGAGTTGTCAAAGAAAAACTTGATGTTACAATTTCGAGGGTCATCTAATCAACGAATTATTGATGTGAAAAGATCCGTCAGTGCTGACAAAGTCGTGATTTGGGATAAACTCAACGATGGTAATCAGTCATTTGAACAAATACACAAAGAAAAATTAATCTAG
- a CDS encoding cysteine hydrolase family protein: MKKLLVVVDFQNDFIDGSLGTPEAQNIVPAVINKIKQYPKEARVATMDTHFEDYLTTQEGKNLPVIHCLKETEGWQIRREAQIGFEEIFEKSTFGSTSLAEYVRDRNFTEVELIGVCTDICVVSNALLIKAYAPETKLIVDADCCAGVSRESHLAALKTMQSCQIEVINY, translated from the coding sequence ATGAAGAAATTACTTGTTGTTGTTGATTTTCAAAATGATTTTATTGACGGAAGTTTGGGGACACCAGAGGCGCAGAATATTGTGCCAGCAGTAATTAATAAGATAAAACAATATCCAAAAGAAGCCCGTGTGGCAACGATGGATACACACTTTGAAGATTATTTAACGACACAAGAAGGAAAAAATCTGCCAGTGATTCATTGTCTAAAAGAAACAGAAGGCTGGCAAATTCGCAGAGAAGCACAAATAGGATTTGAAGAAATTTTTGAGAAATCAACTTTTGGGTCAACCTCACTTGCGGAATATGTGCGAGATAGAAATTTTACTGAGGTTGAATTAATCGGAGTTTGCACAGATATTTGTGTGGTGTCTAACGCGCTTTTGATTAAGGCTTATGCACCAGAAACTAAGCTTATTGTGGATGCAGATTGCTGTGCAGGAGTGTCAAGAGAAAGTCATTTGGCAGCATTGAAAACGATGCAGTCCTGCCAGATTGAGGTGATTAATTACTGA
- a CDS encoding LysM peptidoglycan-binding domain-containing protein has translation MPASRIKVKNPHLKKKPKKPIILYKPASKIAGAVIIAGTLTTTQDILIQHSESIVQAATTSKEAFIENIAASAKPIADANGLYPSVMIAQAILESNWGTSQLANAPYYNLFGIQGSYQGKSVVFKTQEYLNGKWVTKDMPFRVYPSFNESFQDNAYVLKTTNFGNGPYYIKAWRANASTYQQATAALTGKYATDPSYGASLNNIITQYNLTRFDGGGTSNGSNTTGNTTTPTTNTPTQTYTVKAGDTLWGISQRYGISVTQIQSLNKLKSDVIYIGQKLVLSSTSPNNNTSSKPSTTTPTTPVTPAKPSGTNTTIKVKSGDTLWALANRYKTSVAQLKTWNRLSSDTIYIGQNLIVGSSSTSATPVNNKPAQNTPTNQSSIHKVVKGDTLWGLSQKSGSPIASIKAWNHLSSDTILIGQYLRIK, from the coding sequence ATGCCTGCTTCACGTATAAAAGTTAAAAATCCTCATCTTAAAAAGAAACCCAAAAAACCAATTATTCTCTATAAACCTGCTTCAAAAATAGCAGGAGCTGTAATTATCGCTGGTACTTTGACGACGACTCAGGACATCTTAATCCAACATTCTGAGTCTATCGTCCAAGCCGCAACAACTTCAAAAGAAGCGTTCATTGAAAACATAGCAGCATCCGCTAAACCAATTGCAGATGCAAACGGACTTTATCCCTCTGTCATGATTGCTCAAGCCATCTTAGAGAGTAACTGGGGAACAAGTCAACTCGCCAATGCCCCTTATTACAATCTCTTTGGTATCCAAGGAAGTTATCAAGGCAAAAGTGTTGTCTTTAAAACACAAGAATATCTTAATGGAAAATGGGTAACCAAAGATATGCCTTTCCGAGTTTACCCTTCATTCAACGAAAGTTTCCAAGATAATGCCTATGTGCTAAAAACAACAAACTTTGGTAACGGTCCTTATTACATCAAGGCATGGAGAGCTAATGCTTCAACTTACCAACAAGCCACTGCTGCTTTAACAGGAAAATATGCCACTGACCCTAGCTATGGTGCTTCCCTAAATAACATCATCACTCAATATAACCTCACTCGCTTTGATGGTGGAGGAACTTCTAATGGTTCTAACACTACTGGAAATACCACTACACCTACCACAAATACACCAACACAAACCTACACCGTAAAAGCTGGAGATACACTTTGGGGAATTTCACAAAGATATGGCATCAGTGTCACACAAATCCAAAGTCTAAACAAGCTAAAGAGTGATGTTATCTACATTGGACAAAAACTTGTCCTAAGTAGCACCAGTCCAAATAATAACACTAGCTCAAAACCAAGTACCACTACACCCACAACACCAGTAACTCCAGCTAAACCAAGCGGCACGAACACAACAATCAAAGTTAAATCTGGAGATACGCTTTGGGCATTGGCAAATCGCTACAAAACAAGTGTAGCGCAACTTAAAACTTGGAATCGTCTGTCATCTGACACCATCTATATTGGTCAAAACTTAATTGTTGGTAGCAGCTCTACAAGCGCAACGCCTGTCAACAATAAACCTGCGCAAAATACTCCCACAAATCAATCTTCTATTCACAAAGTAGTTAAAGGAGATACACTTTGGGGACTATCTCAAAAATCAGGAAGTCCAATCGCTTCAATCAAGGCTTGGAATCATTTATCTTCTGACACTATACTGATTGGTCAATATTTACGAATCAAATAA
- a CDS encoding cation-translocating P-type ATPase: MQEKKVQSQAAFHHLPLTEVFNELSATDKGLTEQEAKKRLNQYGENELNASKKKSLLVKFAEQFKDLMIIILIIAAILSVITSGGHDLSDAIIIMAVVIINAIFGVYQEGKAEAAIEALKDMSSPMARVKRDGHIVEVDSKELVPGDIVLLEAGDVVPADMRLLESASLKIEEAALTGESVPVEKDARHSVSADSGIGDRLNMAYQNANVTYGRGSGLVTNTAMFTEVGKIASMIESADETETPLKRNLNKLSKVLTWAILAIAAVTFAVHLLRGGEIVQGLMTSVALAVAAIPEGLPAIVTIVLALGTQVLAKKNAIVRKLPAVETLGSTEIIASDKTGTLTMNQMTVEKIFTDGKLVSADEKLSVDDMTLRVMNFANDTKISADGSLIGDPTETALVKFGRTKDFDIRSELTETPRVAELPFDSDRKLMSTIHQLDDGKYLVAVKGAPDQLLKRANKKLVRDEVSSLSATDRKEILTVNHEMAHEALRVLMMAFKYIDKVPETLTSEDLENDLIFAGLVGMIDPERAEAAEAVRVAKAAGIRPIMITGDHQDTAEAIAKRLGIISENDNEDHVLTGAELNDMDDKTFQKSVSQYSVYARVSPEHKVRIVKAWQNEGKVVAMTGDGVNDAPALKTADIGIGMGITGTEVSKGASDMVLADDNFATIIVAVEEGRKVFANIQKTIQYLLSANTAEVLTIFLATMFGWDVLLPVHLLWINLVTDTFPAIALGVEPNEPGSMQQKPRGKKASFFSGGVLSATIYQGLLQAALTLGVYGLALAFPEHAGNHTMMHQDALTMAFATLGLIQLFHAFNVKSIHQSIFKVGAFKSKTFNWSILVSFALLACVILIPGLNGIFHVSHLDLYQWGMVLGMSFAVIIIVEIVKFVQRLMMKKA; the protein is encoded by the coding sequence ATTCAAGAGAAAAAAGTACAATCACAAGCAGCTTTTCATCATTTGCCACTGACAGAGGTCTTTAATGAACTGTCAGCAACTGACAAAGGCCTCACAGAACAAGAGGCGAAAAAACGTCTCAACCAATATGGTGAAAATGAGTTAAATGCGAGTAAAAAGAAATCTTTACTGGTTAAATTTGCTGAACAGTTTAAGGATTTGATGATTATCATCTTGATTATTGCGGCGATTTTGTCGGTCATCACGAGTGGTGGGCATGACCTGTCTGATGCGATTATCATTATGGCTGTCGTCATTATCAATGCGATTTTCGGCGTTTATCAGGAGGGCAAAGCTGAGGCCGCGATTGAGGCGCTCAAGGACATGAGTTCGCCCATGGCAAGGGTTAAGCGAGACGGACATATTGTCGAGGTTGACAGCAAGGAACTCGTGCCGGGGGACATTGTGCTGCTCGAAGCTGGCGATGTTGTGCCCGCGGATATGCGGCTTTTGGAGTCAGCAAGTCTGAAAATTGAAGAAGCGGCACTGACAGGGGAGTCTGTTCCTGTTGAGAAAGATGCCAGACATTCTGTCAGCGCTGACAGTGGTATTGGTGACCGGCTGAATATGGCTTATCAAAATGCCAATGTGACTTATGGTCGAGGGAGCGGACTTGTGACTAATACAGCGATGTTTACTGAGGTTGGTAAAATCGCAAGTATGATTGAATCTGCTGATGAAACTGAAACACCATTGAAGCGCAACTTAAACAAGCTTTCAAAAGTGCTGACATGGGCAATTTTAGCAATTGCAGCAGTGACTTTTGCAGTTCATTTGCTGCGTGGTGGCGAAATTGTGCAAGGCTTGATGACCTCAGTGGCGCTTGCTGTGGCTGCGATTCCAGAGGGTTTGCCTGCGATTGTTACGATTGTTTTGGCGCTCGGCACGCAAGTGCTGGCAAAGAAAAATGCAATTGTCAGAAAGTTGCCTGCTGTGGAAACGCTGGGGTCAACGGAAATCATTGCCTCGGATAAGACGGGGACGCTGACGATGAATCAGATGACCGTGGAGAAAATTTTTACTGACGGAAAGCTGGTCAGCGCTGACGAAAAGCTGTCAGTAGATGATATGACTTTGCGCGTGATGAATTTTGCCAATGACACGAAGATTTCGGCTGATGGAAGTTTGATTGGTGACCCTACGGAAACGGCATTAGTCAAGTTTGGGCGGACGAAAGATTTTGATATTCGCTCAGAACTGACAGAAACGCCGCGCGTGGCAGAATTGCCTTTTGATAGTGACAGAAAGTTGATGTCCACGATTCATCAGCTTGATGACGGAAAATATCTCGTTGCTGTCAAAGGCGCTCCTGACCAACTCCTCAAACGTGCAAATAAAAAACTGGTCAGAGATGAAGTCAGTTCTTTGTCAGCAACTGACAGAAAAGAAATATTGACGGTCAATCATGAAATGGCGCATGAAGCCTTGCGCGTGCTGATGATGGCCTTTAAATACATTGACAAAGTGCCAGAAACGCTGACAAGCGAGGACTTGGAAAATGATTTGATTTTCGCTGGTCTGGTCGGGATGATTGACCCAGAGCGCGCCGAAGCCGCAGAGGCTGTCCGTGTGGCAAAGGCTGCGGGCATCCGCCCCATCATGATTACAGGAGACCATCAGGACACCGCCGAAGCCATTGCGAAGCGCCTCGGTATCATCAGTGAAAATGACAATGAAGATCATGTGCTGACAGGCGCAGAGCTGAATGACATGGACGATAAGACTTTCCAAAAGTCTGTCAGCCAGTACAGCGTTTACGCGCGCGTCAGTCCAGAGCACAAAGTCCGCATCGTCAAGGCTTGGCAAAATGAAGGTAAAGTCGTCGCGATGACGGGCGATGGTGTCAATGATGCGCCAGCGCTCAAAACGGCGGACATCGGCATTGGCATGGGCATCACGGGGACAGAAGTCAGTAAGGGCGCGTCAGACATGGTACTTGCCGATGATAATTTTGCCACGATTATCGTTGCCGTCGAAGAAGGACGAAAAGTTTTCGCCAATATCCAAAAGACGATTCAATATCTGCTTTCTGCCAACACAGCGGAAGTGCTGACGATTTTCCTTGCAACGATGTTTGGTTGGGACGTGCTGCTTCCTGTTCATTTGCTCTGGATAAATCTTGTAACAGACACATTCCCGGCGATTGCGCTCGGTGTCGAGCCAAATGAACCAGGAAGTATGCAGCAAAAACCACGTGGTAAAAAAGCGTCATTCTTCAGTGGTGGTGTGCTATCTGCCACAATTTATCAAGGGCTTCTGCAAGCGGCATTGACACTCGGAGTTTATGGGCTTGCGCTTGCATTTCCCGAACACGCAGGCAATCATACCATGATGCACCAAGACGCATTGACGATGGCCTTTGCGACACTTGGCTTGATTCAACTTTTCCATGCGTTTAATGTCAAATCCATTCATCAGTCGATTTTCAAAGTCGGCGCATTCAAGTCGAAAACCTTTAACTGGTCGATCCTTGTCAGCTTTGCTCTGCTTGCTTGTGTTATTCTTATTCCAGGGCTAAATGGCATTTTCCATGTCAGTCACTTGGATTTATACCAATGGGGAATGGTACTTGGCATGAGTTTTGCTGTCATTATCATTGTTGAAATTGTCAAATTTGTTCAAAGATTAATGATGAAAAAAGCGTAA